CGGCTGGGTGACGGCGGAGTACGGCATGCTCCCGCGGTCGAGCCGGCGCCGCATCCCCCGCGAGTCGCTCCGCGGCCGGGTGAAGGGACGGACCCACGAGATACAGCGTCTCGTCGGCCGCTCGCTCCGCGCGGCGGTCGATCTCGCGGCGATCGGCGAGCGCCAGGTCGTCGTCGACTGCGACGTCATCGAGGCCGACGGCGGCACGCGCACCGCCTCGATCACCGGCGGCTGCATCGCGCTCGTGGCGGCCCTCGAGGAGCTGGGACTCGGCGAGGCGGTCGGCGGGCTCGTCGCCGCGGTGAGCGTCGGCGTCGTCGGGGGCAGGGTGCTTCTCGATCTTCCCTACGAGGAGGATTCGGCGGCCGAGGTCGACATGAACGTCGTCATGGACGATCGCGGCCGGTTCATCGAGGTGCAGGGGACCGCCGAGGGGGAGCCCTTCGAGGGGGCGCTCCTCGACCGGATGCTGAAGACGGCCGGCAAGGGCATCCGGCGCCTCGTCCGCGAGCAGGAAAAGGCCCTCGGCCGGCGGTGAGGCGCCGGACCGGGCGGCCGAGGGAGCGGGAATGAGGATCGTCATCGCGTCGCGCAACCGGGGGAAGGTCCAGGAGATCGAGCATATCTTCGGCGAACTCGGCGTGGAGCTCGTCACGCTCGACGACGTCGATTTCTTTCCCGAGCCGGACGAGACGGGGGAGACCTTTCTCGAGAACGCGCGGATCAAGGCCCGC
The DNA window shown above is from Candidatus Krumholzibacteriota bacterium and carries:
- the rph gene encoding ribonuclease PH, which codes for GWVTAEYGMLPRSSRRRIPRESLRGRVKGRTHEIQRLVGRSLRAAVDLAAIGERQVVVDCDVIEADGGTRTASITGGCIALVAALEELGLGEAVGGLVAAVSVGVVGGRVLLDLPYEEDSAAEVDMNVVMDDRGRFIEVQGTAEGEPFEGALLDRMLKTAGKGIRRLVREQEKALGRR